A single genomic interval of Seriola aureovittata isolate HTS-2021-v1 ecotype China chromosome 10, ASM2101889v1, whole genome shotgun sequence harbors:
- the prpf18 gene encoding pre-mRNA-splicing factor 18 isoform X1 — translation MDILKAEIARKRKLIEEKQLVDDSKKFFKRADLARKEQEDYFRRCGYKVQRETPESQIDKKEEDEPSTSANPVLELELTEEKLPMTLSRQEVIRRLRERGEPIRLFGESDYDAFQRLRKIEILTPEVNKGLRNDLKAAMDKIDQQYLNEIVGGTEPGELDTQHDLKVHEENTTIEELEALGNTLGTGDDDGDQDVIDKFLRFLLGVWAKDLNSREDHVKRSVQGKLASATHSQTESYLKPLFRKLRKKSLPADIKESITDIIKFMLEREYVKANDAYLQMAIGNAPWPIGVTMVGIHARTGREKIFSKHVAHVLNDETQRKYIQGLKRLMTICQKHFTTDPSKCVEYNAL, via the exons ATGGATATTCTTAAAGCAGAAATCGCAAGGAAGAGGAAACTCATCGAGGAAAAACAGCTTGTTGAC GACTCGAAAAAATTCTTCAAAAGGGCTGATCTTGCGCGGAAGGAACAAGAAGATTACTTCAGAAGATGTGGATATAAG GTTCAGAGAGAGACTCCTGAGAGCCAG ATTGATaagaaggaggaagatgagCCATCCACCTCAGCTAATCCAGTGTTAGAACTGGAACTAACAGAAGAGAAACTGCCAATGACACTGTCTCGACAGGAG GTAATTCGACGGCTTAGAGAACGAGGGGAACCAATCCGATTGTTTGGAGAGTCTGACTATGATGCCTTCCAGAGACTCAGGAAGATTGAGATTCTGACGCCAGAAGTAAACAAG GGCTTGAGGAACGATCTGAAAGCTGCCATGGACAAGATCGACCAGCAGTACCTGAATGAAATTGTTGGAGGAACAGAGCCAGGAGAATTGGACACGCAGCACGACCTGAAAGTACATGAAGAAAACACCACTATAGAAGAACTGGAG GCTCTTGGTAACACGCTGGGCACaggagatgatgatggagaCCAGGATGTTATTGACAAGTTTTTGAGG TTTCTTCTTGGTGTTTGGGCCAAGGATCTGAACAGCAGAGAGGACCACGTGAAGCGCAGTGTCCAGGGCAAGCTGGCCAGTgcaacacactcacagacagagTCTTACCTCAAACCCCTCTTCAGGAAGCTCAGGAAGAAA AGCTTACCGGCTGACATCAAAGAGTCCATCACAGACATCATTAAATTCATGTTGGAGAGAGAATATGTCAAG GCAAATGATGCCTATCTGCAGATGGCTATTGGAAATGCTCCTTGGCCTATCGGTGTGACCATGGTGGGTATCCATGCCCGTACTGGGCGAGAAAAGATTTTCTCCAAACATGTGGCCCACGTTCTCAACGATGAGACgcaaagaaaatacattcag GGACTGAAGAGGCTAATGACTATCTGCCAGAAACACTTCACGACTGATCCATCAAAGTGTGTGGAGTACAATGCTCTTTAA
- the prpf18 gene encoding pre-mRNA-splicing factor 18 isoform X2, producing the protein MDILKAEIARKRKLIEEKQLVDDSKKFFKRADLARKEQEDYFRRCGYKIDKKEEDEPSTSANPVLELELTEEKLPMTLSRQEVIRRLRERGEPIRLFGESDYDAFQRLRKIEILTPEVNKGLRNDLKAAMDKIDQQYLNEIVGGTEPGELDTQHDLKVHEENTTIEELEALGNTLGTGDDDGDQDVIDKFLRFLLGVWAKDLNSREDHVKRSVQGKLASATHSQTESYLKPLFRKLRKKSLPADIKESITDIIKFMLEREYVKANDAYLQMAIGNAPWPIGVTMVGIHARTGREKIFSKHVAHVLNDETQRKYIQGLKRLMTICQKHFTTDPSKCVEYNAL; encoded by the exons ATGGATATTCTTAAAGCAGAAATCGCAAGGAAGAGGAAACTCATCGAGGAAAAACAGCTTGTTGAC GACTCGAAAAAATTCTTCAAAAGGGCTGATCTTGCGCGGAAGGAACAAGAAGATTACTTCAGAAGATGTGGATATAAG ATTGATaagaaggaggaagatgagCCATCCACCTCAGCTAATCCAGTGTTAGAACTGGAACTAACAGAAGAGAAACTGCCAATGACACTGTCTCGACAGGAG GTAATTCGACGGCTTAGAGAACGAGGGGAACCAATCCGATTGTTTGGAGAGTCTGACTATGATGCCTTCCAGAGACTCAGGAAGATTGAGATTCTGACGCCAGAAGTAAACAAG GGCTTGAGGAACGATCTGAAAGCTGCCATGGACAAGATCGACCAGCAGTACCTGAATGAAATTGTTGGAGGAACAGAGCCAGGAGAATTGGACACGCAGCACGACCTGAAAGTACATGAAGAAAACACCACTATAGAAGAACTGGAG GCTCTTGGTAACACGCTGGGCACaggagatgatgatggagaCCAGGATGTTATTGACAAGTTTTTGAGG TTTCTTCTTGGTGTTTGGGCCAAGGATCTGAACAGCAGAGAGGACCACGTGAAGCGCAGTGTCCAGGGCAAGCTGGCCAGTgcaacacactcacagacagagTCTTACCTCAAACCCCTCTTCAGGAAGCTCAGGAAGAAA AGCTTACCGGCTGACATCAAAGAGTCCATCACAGACATCATTAAATTCATGTTGGAGAGAGAATATGTCAAG GCAAATGATGCCTATCTGCAGATGGCTATTGGAAATGCTCCTTGGCCTATCGGTGTGACCATGGTGGGTATCCATGCCCGTACTGGGCGAGAAAAGATTTTCTCCAAACATGTGGCCCACGTTCTCAACGATGAGACgcaaagaaaatacattcag GGACTGAAGAGGCTAATGACTATCTGCCAGAAACACTTCACGACTGATCCATCAAAGTGTGTGGAGTACAATGCTCTTTAA